The Stieleria maiorica genome includes the window CCCAGGAGATCGCAGGACAAGTCGAGGAAAAGAAGACACAACTGGCATCGGTCACTAAACGCAGCGCCGACGCCGATCAAGCCCTGGTGAAGTCCAAAGCGGATGCGACCGAGGCAGTAAAACAGCTGGAGACGACCAAGGCGGCATTGGCTAAACAACGCGAGTCTCTCGCTGCGGTGGAATCGGAGGTGCAGAAGAAGCAAGCTGATGTCGCCGAACGCGAGCAAGCCTTGGTGACGGCAACCAAGACGCGTGACAAAGCCGCCGCAAACATTCCCGCGCACCAGGATTCGCTGCGGATACGAAACAATCGCTTGGCCGATCTGCGACATCAGCACGGCGCCCTGGTCCAGCGCCAAAGTCATTCCGCCGCAATCGCGTCCATCGCACTGGATGAGGCGACGGTCACGGTCGTCGATGTCGACGGCGATGTGCGGACCTATCAACTGGCCGACGGAAAACCGCTTGAACGTCATCGCCTGCATCAACCTTTCCGCGGCACGGAGTCGGCCGATGCGTTTTTCCTGGATCAAGATCGAATGATCATCAACGAACGCAACGCGCCGCCTCAAGTGTTCGACCGACGATACCAATGGACGCTGGAGCGGACGATCGGCGGAGTGGGATCGGATTTGATTTCCGATCGCGTGACGACGTTGGATTTCCGTGGCGATGGTCAATCGATCGCGATCGGCAGCGGGATCCCCAGTCGCCAAGGCCAGGTTCTGGTCGTCGCAGTTGCTAACGGTGACGTGTTGCGTCGATTCGACGATCTGCACAGCGATACGGTGTTGTGCGTGCGGTTTTCGCCCGACGAGCGACTGCTGGCCACCGCGTCGGCCGACAAGACGATCCGCGTGTTGGACGTTCAGACCGGTGGCGTCGTCGGTGCACTCGACGGACACACGCATCACGTTCTGTCGCTGTCCTGGCGACGGGACGGACGGTTGATCGCCAGCGGCAGCGCCGATGGGACGATCAAAACCTGGGACACCGAAACCGGGCAACAGAAACGCACGATCGGCGGGTTCCCCGACGAGGTCACCGCGGTGGAGTTCCTGGGCGACAGCACCCGTGTGGCCAGTAGCTGTGCCGACGGGCAGGTGCGGGTGCATGAGACCAACAACGGTGGTTCGGTTGCCGCGGCATCAGCGGCGGGCGATTTTCTGTTTACGTTGGGGATCAGTGCCGGTGGTGACCGTGTGTTCGCCTCCGGGCAGACCGGCGGTGTCCATGTTTGGCAAACCGAGGGACTGAAGGCGGTGGGCAAGTGGTGAATGGAGCGGGCCGGTCGCTGACGCGTCCCGCTGGCATTGCATTCCGGTGAGCCGGTGCCCGCCTATCTCACTCGCATCTCGTTCAGGATTCGCCAGCACGTCGACCTCGTTCCAAGGCTCCGCCTTGGGACGCAATTCCCCGGTGGCTCGGCCACATGTCGCGGTCCGACGCGAGGCGGAGCCTCCAGAAAAGCGTGTTCCCAGGCAGAGCCTGGGAACAAGTGAGGGTGAATGGAGCGGGCCGGTCGCTGACGCGTCCCGCTGGCATTGCATTCCGGTGAGCCGGTGCCCGCCTATCTCACTCGCATCTCGTTCAGGATTCGCCAGCACGTCGACCTCGTTCCAAGGCTCCGCCTTGGGACGCAATTCCCCGGTGGCTCGGCCACATGTCGCGGTCCGACGCGAGGCGGAGCCTCCAGAAGAGCGTGTTCCCAGGCAGAGCCTGGGAACAAGTGAGGGTGAAAAGGGCGGGCCGGTCGCTGACGCGTCCCGCTGGCATTGCATGCCGGTGCGCCGGTGGCCGCCTATCCCACTCGCATCTCGTTCAGGATTCGCCAGCACGTCGACCTCGTTCCAAGGCTCCGCCTTGGGACGCAATTCCCCGGTGGCTCCGCCACATGTCGCGGTCCGACGCGAGGCGGAGCCTCTAGAAAAGCGTGTTCCCAGGCAGAGCCTGGGAACAAGTGAGGGTGAAAAGGGGCGGGCCGGTCGCTGACCGGCCTGTTGGCATTGCATACCGGTGAGCCGGTGCCCGCCTATCCCACTCGCATCTCGTTCAGGATTCGCCAGCATGTCAACTGCATCCGCGGCAGATGAAACGGCCCTTTCCAAAGGTTGCCCTTCAATCGTGAACTGATGCTGCCGTCACGGTGCAGGTAACCGAACCATTCTCCGTGTTGTTGATCCGGAAAGTGCGCGTACGCCCAGTCGTGGATCTGCTGGTGCCAGGTCGCGTACTTCGCGTCGCCGGTCAATTGATAGGCCAGCAGCGTGGCGATGATCGTCTCATTCTGCGGCCACCAGAACTTCATGTCGTGCCAGTACTCCTGGACCGGCAATCCTCGCAGGTCGACGAAATAGAGGATTCCGCCGTGTTCACTGTCCCAGCCCCGCTGCCAACTCCAATCCAACATCTGGCAACCGAGATGGACAAGTTCTTCGTCGCCGCGCAACTTGCCTTCCCACAGGATGAACCACGCGCCCTCGATCGCATGCCCGGGCGTCAACGTTCGGCCATCAAAGTGGTCCAAAATCGCACCGTCGCCGCCGACCGTTTCCATCACACATTTCAAGTCCGGTTTCAAGTGGTATCGGCGAATCGTTTCGATGCTGCGATCGATCCACGTTTGGGCGTCCGGCAATCCGATGGAATCACGCAGCTCCTGTGCCGTCGCGATCGTGATCATCGGGAACCCCAAAGCTCGGGTCGGCCGGGTGTCGGTGAATTTTTGCGGCGTGTTTTTTGGATCCAAATTGTGGTCGATGAATCGCCCGAAGAGTTGTCGTGCCAAGTCGGCGTAGCGTGATCGTCCGGTAGCTTTGAACAATTCACCGAAGGCGATCGCCGCAAAACTTTCGCTGAACGCATAGCGTCGTTTACGAATCGGCCCGCCATCGCGGGTGACGTGGAACCACATCCGACCGTCGCTCGGATCGAACCCGTGTTTTTCAATGAAGTCGGCGCCGGCAATCGCCAGGTCCAGCCACTGTTGGCGAGGTTCGACCTGGTTATAAAGTTCGCCCAGCAACCAAGTGAAACGCCCCTGTTGCCAAAGTCCCTTGTCGGTGTCGATCACGGTTCCGTCATGATCCAACGACGTGATGAATCCTCCGTGCCGGCGATCGACAGCGTGCCGGATCCAGAACGGCAACGTGTCCTCCAGCAGCCCATCACGATAGGTCTCAAGGAGCGACTGGATCCGTTCGGGGGTCATTGGTTTAGCGTCAATTGAAAGTACGCGACGTCCAGCCAGCGGTCGAACTTTCGTCCGACTTCGGTGAATCGGGCGACCTCGCGAAAGCCCAGTGACTTTTGCAGTTCCATGCTCGCAACGTGCTCCGTGCACGCGCCGCCGATCAACACATGAAAACCGAGCGACGACGCTCGATCGATCAGGTCCGTCAACAGCGTTCGTCCGATGCCGCGTCGATGCCACCGGTGGTCCAGATAGAATGACACCTCGGCGGTTTCGCTGTAGGCCGGGCGTGGGTGCCACCGGGTCAGCGAGGCCCAGCCGACCACCTCGCCCGAAACACAAAAGACCGTCACGGGATGGCGATCGTCGTGTGCCCGCAGCCAGTCCAGCCGATCATCGACCGATTCCGGATCCAGATGAAACGTACAGGTCGATGTCCGCACGTAGTGATTGTAGATCTCACTGATTCGCGCGGCGTCAGATTCATTGGCCAGTCTGATCAATAGTCTTCGACGACCTCGTTGCCGTGGCGTGTGGCCAGGGCATCGTAGAGATCCGCGTCGATGTGTTCAGTAATCGCGCGGACCGAACCGTCACACAACGCGAATTGACAAAGTCCGACGTGGGGTGCGGCCAGACCTTTGTCGTCGCCGTCTTTCTGGTTCGGCCGAAACTGGGTTTCGAACAGCACCATGTGGCCGTGGTCATCGTCTAATTCGTCGGTGTCTCGGATCGCCGCGCTCCAAACGTTCTCAAACGCACTGTGTCCGCCGGCCGTCGTTTGGCTCATCGGAATCGGCCCGTTGTGGCGTTCGCCAAAGGCCAG containing:
- a CDS encoding AGE family epimerase/isomerase, yielding MTPERIQSLLETYRDGLLEDTLPFWIRHAVDRRHGGFITSLDHDGTVIDTDKGLWQQGRFTWLLGELYNQVEPRQQWLDLAIAGADFIEKHGFDPSDGRMWFHVTRDGGPIRKRRYAFSESFAAIAFGELFKATGRSRYADLARQLFGRFIDHNLDPKNTPQKFTDTRPTRALGFPMITIATAQELRDSIGLPDAQTWIDRSIETIRRYHLKPDLKCVMETVGGDGAILDHFDGRTLTPGHAIEGAWFILWEGKLRGDEELVHLGCQMLDWSWQRGWDSEHGGILYFVDLRGLPVQEYWHDMKFWWPQNETIIATLLAYQLTGDAKYATWHQQIHDWAYAHFPDQQHGEWFGYLHRDGSISSRLKGNLWKGPFHLPRMQLTCWRILNEMRVG
- a CDS encoding GNAT family N-acetyltransferase — protein: MIRLANESDAARISEIYNHYVRTSTCTFHLDPESVDDRLDWLRAHDDRHPVTVFCVSGEVVGWASLTRWHPRPAYSETAEVSFYLDHRWHRRGIGRTLLTDLIDRASSLGFHVLIGGACTEHVASMELQKSLGFREVARFTEVGRKFDRWLDVAYFQLTLNQ